The following proteins are encoded in a genomic region of Primulina huaijiensis isolate GDHJ02 chromosome 3, ASM1229523v2, whole genome shotgun sequence:
- the LOC140974432 gene encoding uncharacterized protein isoform X1, whose translation MFQRQIMLKQLQELQRRGQLEELGDARYQNYINPQAPLKQASGGKFPPTANGTPVLDSSQTFMVGNMRMIQHDDSGVFARSPNGLVLSQSQNLGVGHVDMSQPQLDMYLYGAPATNSDKNLNNYPYLQDSMTNPLSKNNNISLGMPALHPSTFGNAFMSQQCDFSSDQISAPDGSLSPNQYFQEKNLFQQIPVRSINGGDLAGSYLEQGNTTPSNALTLETEGRCEDAGWHGLSTGKGSNLGQSSLDPLEQKILYNADDHSWESSFSRSSNIGTGGFTVENTSYIDALSSTQSGSWSALMQSAVAETSSNDTGMQEEWSALSFQNPGPSVDNQPTNFFDSDKQHNNWVDANSPNVVSPRFKPENLNQNFDRNCSYPGYQQSDHQHLRQQEEFHCESSHTSNQISSTYTSQLADYSSQLKRLTGVSHVIQTSLPLSNIWPGQHKEHTTSDEHQSYILLHAKDNQANNDFSGSQDLRGTSWLDGSVSYPVSGSVQKPFDDVTQLNIPRYSTESEKMVPGHDVEPLLAFLSSPGFYSQSAAARGENMLGLLNKDDISDYHTPGVHLNSKVSNPNELSLTETSAATFSIPCNTSPVSLDFDFRPCPTVPWNPQPYSFFPSLSMGNSTASSVCTAKDDVKNLNPTPPLQSNMATNFPTLSAADAQEYSHVKITRSDDPEFPLLDNVPNSRSFVTSTPKTSYYSSSLFRRLDSVSSSQENSSEVLNDQPNQSSFEHENNKQDSLPSSEDYEQQLEKQSSLHHGLIEINNSMPLSCSVGKQEILRKQYLEADVVSDPLVTHTHHQTSNQATHVNKQTLAVPDRDMRRLGLNQNFSLLHPMHPPINTDTDNGLSLPLKYDNTYYQQAAKGDMNLLPQLGASFTGDNKGWNLSPEVQGHLLGKASSSTHHQNFQQMEAFGQNGTHRQPIGRNEASCVTYGSQISLQMAPTWYKSYETFKNEQRLPVCGPSIAFNVGKPLTGMAVGSLQERSLMMRANSVSPSQETYVWPSTDINLIARKQLSSTVVLPSDVIHRNLLVSMPKKRKIVAFDMVSWHKEVNHEQSRLQDISSTAELEWAQASNRRLEEVKNDVEIVEDAFPLVPAKRRLIFTTQLMQKVFKPAPAAILCADACSNYDCVVYSAARLALGDACGLIGQLSSETNVVSPDKQKTSKKTNGRGFTKVVEGLICRMNKLDRDLSRLHKTSLFADIKVENQELEKISIINRFAKFHIKAQSSATDPATSSSKSIVQRTNIQRYVMALPMPRTVPDGIDCLSL comes from the exons ATGTTTCAGCGGCAAATTATGTTGAAACAGCTGCAGGAATTGCAGAGGAGGGGACAGCTTGAGGAGTTGGGTGATGCAAGATACCAGAATTATATAAATCCGCAGGCACCATTAAAACAAGCTTCAGGTGGTAAGTTTCCACCCACTGCCAATGGGACACCTGTTCTTGATTCGTCACAAACGTTTATGGTTGGTAACATGCGAATGATTCAACATGATGATTCTGGTGTTTTTGCAAGATCACCTAATGGATTGGTTCTTTCGCAAAGTCAGAATCTTGGTGTAGGCCATGTGGACATGTCTCAGCCACAGTTGGACATGTATTTATATGGAGCTCCTGCTACAAATTCtgacaaaaatttaaataactatCCTTACCTCCAGGATTCAATGACCAATCCATTGTCCAAAAACAATAATATCTCATTAGGAATGCCTGCCTTGCACCCGTCAACCTTCGGCAATGCATTTATGAGCCAACAATGTGATTTCTCCTCTGATCAGATCAGTGCGCCAGATGGGTCATTATCGCCCAatcaatattttcaagaaaagaaTTTGTTTCAGCAAATTCCTGTTCGAAGTATTAATGGAGGAGATTTAGCTGGTAGCTATCTCGAGCAAGGAAATACAACACCAAGCAATGCATTGACTCTGGAAACTGAGGGGAGGTGTGAAGATGCTGGTTGGCATGGACTTTCTACCGGAAAAGGTTCAAATCTTGGCCAGTCTTCTTTAGATCCTTTGGAACAGAAGATCTTGTACAATGCCGATGACCACAGCTGGGAATCTTCATTTAGCAGAAGTAGCAATATAGGCACTGGAGGCTTTACTGTGGAGAACACTTCTTATATCGATGCATTGTCTTCTACTCAAAGCGGTAGCTGGAGTGCTCTGATGCAGTCTGCTGTGGCTGAAACTTCAAGCAATGATACTGGCATGCAAGAAGAGTGGAGTGCATTGAGTTTCCAGAATCCTGGACCATCAGTTGATAATCAACCAACAAATTTCTTTGATAGTGACAAGCAGCATAATAATTGGGTTGATGCAAACTCACCAAATGTTGTCTCTCCTAGATTTAAACCGGAAAACTTGAATCAGAATTTTGATAGGAACTGCAGTTACCCTGGTTATCAGCAGTCAGATCACCAACATCTCAGACAGCAAGAGGAATTTCACTGTGAGTCTTCGCATACTTCCAATCAGATCTCTTCTACGTATACAAGCCAGTTGGCTGATTATAGCTCTCAGCTGAAGCGTCTGACTGGAGTGAGTCATGTGATCCAAACATCTTTACCTTTATCAAATATTTGGCCTGGTCAACATAAGGAGCACACGACAAGTGATGAACATCAGTCCTACATTCTGTTGCATGCTAAAGACAACCAGGCCAACAACGATTTCTCAGGTA GTCAGGATTTGAGAGGCACTTCATGGCTTGATGGGAGTGTATCATATCCCGTGTCTGGCAGTGTTCAAAAGCCATTTGATGAT GTGACCCAGCTCAATATTCCCAGGTATTCAACAGAATCAGAGAAGATGGTTCCTGGACACGATGTTGAGCCCTTATTAGCTTTCCTAAGTTCTCCGGGTTTTTACAGTCAAAGCGCAGCTGCTCGGGG TGAAAATATGCTTGGCCTACTTAATAAGGACGACATATCAGATTATCATACACCTGGAGTACATTTGAACTCGAAAGTCTCAAATCCCAATGAATTGTCATTAACTGAAACTTCTGCTGCAACTTTTTCTATACCGTGCAACACGTCTCCTGTTTCACTAGACTTTGACTTTAGACCCTGCCCCACAGTTCCCTGGAATCCTCAGCCATACTCATTTTTCCCATCTTTGTCAATG GGGAACTCGACTGCGTCTTCAGTATGTACTGCGAAGGATGATGTAAAAAATCTAAATCCAACACCACCATTACAAAGTAACATGGCTACTAATTTTCCAACTTTAAGTGCTGCTGATGCGCAAGAATATTCCCATGTGAAAATCACTCGTTCAGATGACCCTGAATTCCCTCTTTTGGATAATGTCCCAAACTCTCGGAGTTTTGTTACATCTACTCCAAAAACATCATACTACTCCTCTAGTTTGTTTCGGCGCCTTGATTCAGTGTCTAGCAGTCAAGAGAACAGCTCAGAGGTTCTAAATGATCAGCCCAACCAAAGTTCTTTTGAACATGAAAACAACAAGCAAGATTCGTTACCATCATCTGAAGATTATGAGCAGCAGTTGGAAAAACAGAGTTCCCTCCACCACGGCTTAATTGAGATAAACAACTCAATGCCACTAAGCTGTAGTGTTGGCAAGCAAGAGATTTTGAGAAAGCAGTACTTAGAAGCAGATGTTGTATCTGATCCATTGGTGACTCACACACATCACCAGACCTCTAATCAAGCAACTCATGTGAACAAACAAACACTCGCTGTTCCTGATAGAGATATGAGACGTCTTGGTTTGAATCAAAATTTCTCCCTGCTGCACCCAATGCATCCTCCAATTAATACTGACACTGACAATGGTTTGAGTTTGCCACTTAAATATGACAACACTTATTATCAGCAGGCAGCGAAAGGTGACATGAATTTATTACCGCAGCTTGGTGCATCATTTACCGGGGATAATAAGGGGTGGAACCTCTCACCAGAGGTTCAAGGACATCTGTTAGGCAAAGCTTCATCATCAACTCACCATCAAAATTTCCAACAGATGGAGGCGTTTGGCCAAAATGGTACTCATAGACAACCCATTGGGAGAAATGAAGCTTCTTGTGTAACGTATGGTTCACAGATTAGTTTGCAAATGGCTCCAACCTGGTATAAGAGTTATGAAACCTTTAAGAATGAGCAGAGGTTACCGGTCTGTGGTCCAAGCATAGCATTTAATGTTGGAAAACCACTTACTGGAATGGCTGTTGGAAGTTTGCAGGAAAGAAGTTTGATGATGCGGGCAAATTCAGTCAGCCCTAGTCAAGAAACCTATGTGTGGCCATCTACAGATATCAACTTGATTGCGAGAAAACAATTATCATCCACTGTTGTGTTGCCATCAGATGTCATTCATCGAAATTTGTTGGTTTCAATGCCAAAGAAGCGTAAAATTGTTGCATTTGACATGGTGTCATGGCATAAAGAAGTAAATCACGAACAATCAAGGCTTCAAGATATTAG CAGCACGGCTGAGTTAGAATGGGCACAAGCTTCAAATAGAAGACTAGAGGAG GTGAAAAACGATGTTGAAATTGTTGAAGATGCATTCCCGTTAGTTCCAGCAAAAAGAAGGCTAATATTTACAACACAGCTAATGCAAAAGGTCTTTAAACCTGCGCCTGCAGCTATTCTCTGTGCAGATGCCTGTTCAAACTATGATTGTGTCGTATATTCTGCTGCCAGATTAGCATTAGGAGATGCATGCGGCTTGATTGGTCAATTATCATCAGAGACCAATGTTGT GTCACCTGACAAGCAAAAGACTTCAAAGAAAACAAATGGTCGTGGTTTCACTAAAGTTGTGGAAGGTTTAATATGTCGAATGAACAAACTTGATCGTGATTTATCAAG ACTGCACAAAACTTCATTATTTGCGGACATCAAAGTGGAAAACCAAGAATTGGAGAAAATTTCTATAATCAACCGTTTCGCAAAGTTCCACATCAAGGCTCAGTCGAGCGCAACTGATCCAGCTACTTCTTCTAGCAAATCAATTGTACAAAGAACAAACATCCAAAGATATGTAATGGCCCTTCCAATGCCTAGAACAGTACCAGATGGCATAGATTGTCTTTCCTTGTGA
- the LOC140974432 gene encoding uncharacterized protein isoform X4, with the protein MSQPQLDMYLYGAPATNSDKNLNNYPYLQDSMTNPLSKNNNISLGMPALHPSTFGNAFMSQQCDFSSDQISAPDGSLSPNQYFQEKNLFQQIPVRSINGGDLAGSYLEQGNTTPSNALTLETEGRCEDAGWHGLSTGKGSNLGQSSLDPLEQKILYNADDHSWESSFSRSSNIGTGGFTVENTSYIDALSSTQSGSWSALMQSAVAETSSNDTGMQEEWSALSFQNPGPSVDNQPTNFFDSDKQHNNWVDANSPNVVSPRFKPENLNQNFDRNCSYPGYQQSDHQHLRQQEEFHCESSHTSNQISSTYTSQLADYSSQLKRLTGVSHVIQTSLPLSNIWPGQHKEHTTSDEHQSYILLHAKDNQANNDFSGSQDLRGTSWLDGSVSYPVSGSVQKPFDDVTQLNIPRYSTESEKMVPGHDVEPLLAFLSSPGFYSQSAAARGENMLGLLNKDDISDYHTPGVHLNSKVSNPNELSLTETSAATFSIPCNTSPVSLDFDFRPCPTVPWNPQPYSFFPSLSMGNSTASSVCTAKDDVKNLNPTPPLQSNMATNFPTLSAADAQEYSHVKITRSDDPEFPLLDNVPNSRSFVTSTPKTSYYSSSLFRRLDSVSSSQENSSEVLNDQPNQSSFEHENNKQDSLPSSEDYEQQLEKQSSLHHGLIEINNSMPLSCSVGKQEILRKQYLEADVVSDPLVTHTHHQTSNQATHVNKQTLAVPDRDMRRLGLNQNFSLLHPMHPPINTDTDNGLSLPLKYDNTYYQQAAKGDMNLLPQLGASFTGDNKGWNLSPEVQGHLLGKASSSTHHQNFQQMEAFGQNGTHRQPIGRNEASCVTYGSQISLQMAPTWYKSYETFKNEQRLPVCGPSIAFNVGKPLTGMAVGSLQERSLMMRANSVSPSQETYVWPSTDINLIARKQLSSTVVLPSDVIHRNLLVSMPKKRKIVAFDMVSWHKEVNHEQSRLQDISSTAELEWAQASNRRLEEVKNDVEIVEDAFPLVPAKRRLIFTTQLMQKVFKPAPAAILCADACSNYDCVVYSAARLALGDACGLIGQLSSETNVVSPDKQKTSKKTNGRGFTKVVEGLICRMNKLDRDLSRLHKTSLFADIKVENQELEKISIINRFAKFHIKAQSSATDPATSSSKSIVQRTNIQRYVMALPMPRTVPDGIDCLSL; encoded by the exons ATGTCTCAGCCACAGTTGGACATGTATTTATATGGAGCTCCTGCTACAAATTCtgacaaaaatttaaataactatCCTTACCTCCAGGATTCAATGACCAATCCATTGTCCAAAAACAATAATATCTCATTAGGAATGCCTGCCTTGCACCCGTCAACCTTCGGCAATGCATTTATGAGCCAACAATGTGATTTCTCCTCTGATCAGATCAGTGCGCCAGATGGGTCATTATCGCCCAatcaatattttcaagaaaagaaTTTGTTTCAGCAAATTCCTGTTCGAAGTATTAATGGAGGAGATTTAGCTGGTAGCTATCTCGAGCAAGGAAATACAACACCAAGCAATGCATTGACTCTGGAAACTGAGGGGAGGTGTGAAGATGCTGGTTGGCATGGACTTTCTACCGGAAAAGGTTCAAATCTTGGCCAGTCTTCTTTAGATCCTTTGGAACAGAAGATCTTGTACAATGCCGATGACCACAGCTGGGAATCTTCATTTAGCAGAAGTAGCAATATAGGCACTGGAGGCTTTACTGTGGAGAACACTTCTTATATCGATGCATTGTCTTCTACTCAAAGCGGTAGCTGGAGTGCTCTGATGCAGTCTGCTGTGGCTGAAACTTCAAGCAATGATACTGGCATGCAAGAAGAGTGGAGTGCATTGAGTTTCCAGAATCCTGGACCATCAGTTGATAATCAACCAACAAATTTCTTTGATAGTGACAAGCAGCATAATAATTGGGTTGATGCAAACTCACCAAATGTTGTCTCTCCTAGATTTAAACCGGAAAACTTGAATCAGAATTTTGATAGGAACTGCAGTTACCCTGGTTATCAGCAGTCAGATCACCAACATCTCAGACAGCAAGAGGAATTTCACTGTGAGTCTTCGCATACTTCCAATCAGATCTCTTCTACGTATACAAGCCAGTTGGCTGATTATAGCTCTCAGCTGAAGCGTCTGACTGGAGTGAGTCATGTGATCCAAACATCTTTACCTTTATCAAATATTTGGCCTGGTCAACATAAGGAGCACACGACAAGTGATGAACATCAGTCCTACATTCTGTTGCATGCTAAAGACAACCAGGCCAACAACGATTTCTCAGGTA GTCAGGATTTGAGAGGCACTTCATGGCTTGATGGGAGTGTATCATATCCCGTGTCTGGCAGTGTTCAAAAGCCATTTGATGAT GTGACCCAGCTCAATATTCCCAGGTATTCAACAGAATCAGAGAAGATGGTTCCTGGACACGATGTTGAGCCCTTATTAGCTTTCCTAAGTTCTCCGGGTTTTTACAGTCAAAGCGCAGCTGCTCGGGG TGAAAATATGCTTGGCCTACTTAATAAGGACGACATATCAGATTATCATACACCTGGAGTACATTTGAACTCGAAAGTCTCAAATCCCAATGAATTGTCATTAACTGAAACTTCTGCTGCAACTTTTTCTATACCGTGCAACACGTCTCCTGTTTCACTAGACTTTGACTTTAGACCCTGCCCCACAGTTCCCTGGAATCCTCAGCCATACTCATTTTTCCCATCTTTGTCAATG GGGAACTCGACTGCGTCTTCAGTATGTACTGCGAAGGATGATGTAAAAAATCTAAATCCAACACCACCATTACAAAGTAACATGGCTACTAATTTTCCAACTTTAAGTGCTGCTGATGCGCAAGAATATTCCCATGTGAAAATCACTCGTTCAGATGACCCTGAATTCCCTCTTTTGGATAATGTCCCAAACTCTCGGAGTTTTGTTACATCTACTCCAAAAACATCATACTACTCCTCTAGTTTGTTTCGGCGCCTTGATTCAGTGTCTAGCAGTCAAGAGAACAGCTCAGAGGTTCTAAATGATCAGCCCAACCAAAGTTCTTTTGAACATGAAAACAACAAGCAAGATTCGTTACCATCATCTGAAGATTATGAGCAGCAGTTGGAAAAACAGAGTTCCCTCCACCACGGCTTAATTGAGATAAACAACTCAATGCCACTAAGCTGTAGTGTTGGCAAGCAAGAGATTTTGAGAAAGCAGTACTTAGAAGCAGATGTTGTATCTGATCCATTGGTGACTCACACACATCACCAGACCTCTAATCAAGCAACTCATGTGAACAAACAAACACTCGCTGTTCCTGATAGAGATATGAGACGTCTTGGTTTGAATCAAAATTTCTCCCTGCTGCACCCAATGCATCCTCCAATTAATACTGACACTGACAATGGTTTGAGTTTGCCACTTAAATATGACAACACTTATTATCAGCAGGCAGCGAAAGGTGACATGAATTTATTACCGCAGCTTGGTGCATCATTTACCGGGGATAATAAGGGGTGGAACCTCTCACCAGAGGTTCAAGGACATCTGTTAGGCAAAGCTTCATCATCAACTCACCATCAAAATTTCCAACAGATGGAGGCGTTTGGCCAAAATGGTACTCATAGACAACCCATTGGGAGAAATGAAGCTTCTTGTGTAACGTATGGTTCACAGATTAGTTTGCAAATGGCTCCAACCTGGTATAAGAGTTATGAAACCTTTAAGAATGAGCAGAGGTTACCGGTCTGTGGTCCAAGCATAGCATTTAATGTTGGAAAACCACTTACTGGAATGGCTGTTGGAAGTTTGCAGGAAAGAAGTTTGATGATGCGGGCAAATTCAGTCAGCCCTAGTCAAGAAACCTATGTGTGGCCATCTACAGATATCAACTTGATTGCGAGAAAACAATTATCATCCACTGTTGTGTTGCCATCAGATGTCATTCATCGAAATTTGTTGGTTTCAATGCCAAAGAAGCGTAAAATTGTTGCATTTGACATGGTGTCATGGCATAAAGAAGTAAATCACGAACAATCAAGGCTTCAAGATATTAG CAGCACGGCTGAGTTAGAATGGGCACAAGCTTCAAATAGAAGACTAGAGGAG GTGAAAAACGATGTTGAAATTGTTGAAGATGCATTCCCGTTAGTTCCAGCAAAAAGAAGGCTAATATTTACAACACAGCTAATGCAAAAGGTCTTTAAACCTGCGCCTGCAGCTATTCTCTGTGCAGATGCCTGTTCAAACTATGATTGTGTCGTATATTCTGCTGCCAGATTAGCATTAGGAGATGCATGCGGCTTGATTGGTCAATTATCATCAGAGACCAATGTTGT GTCACCTGACAAGCAAAAGACTTCAAAGAAAACAAATGGTCGTGGTTTCACTAAAGTTGTGGAAGGTTTAATATGTCGAATGAACAAACTTGATCGTGATTTATCAAG ACTGCACAAAACTTCATTATTTGCGGACATCAAAGTGGAAAACCAAGAATTGGAGAAAATTTCTATAATCAACCGTTTCGCAAAGTTCCACATCAAGGCTCAGTCGAGCGCAACTGATCCAGCTACTTCTTCTAGCAAATCAATTGTACAAAGAACAAACATCCAAAGATATGTAATGGCCCTTCCAATGCCTAGAACAGTACCAGATGGCATAGATTGTCTTTCCTTGTGA